A window of the Arachis duranensis cultivar V14167 chromosome 5, aradu.V14167.gnm2.J7QH, whole genome shotgun sequence genome harbors these coding sequences:
- the LOC107490935 gene encoding E3 ubiquitin protein ligase RIE1, producing the protein MSIYTDNNPPPFLPPCHHRQPPTPIRLWIFGYGLQCLLHVVLVWLEYRRRNQRNSRRQRRTSGIESEDVDSFEDANDSDDDDVGDGNSSHSGFTKRCESFNTGISFLWWIVGFYWVVSGGDILLQDAPRLYWLAVVFLAFDVFFAIFCVVLACLIGIALCCCLPCIIAILYAVAGQEGASEADLSIIPKYRFEILSDEEKPTGGAGRMVPIETSSGYVANERTLLPEDAECCICLCPYEDGTELHALPCNHHFHSLCIVKWLKMNATCPLCKYNILKGNEQV; encoded by the exons ATGTCCATATATACCGATAATAATCCACCACCGTTTCTTCCG CCATGTCATCACAGACAACCGCCAACGCCGATCCGCCTGTGGATCTTCGGGTACGGGCTGCAGTGCCTGCTGCACGTGGTGCTGGTGTGGCTCGAGTACCGCCGCCGGAACCAAAGGAATTCGCGGCGTCAGCGAAGGACGAGTGGCATAGAAAGCGAGGATGTTGATAGCTTTGAGGATGCCAACGATAGTGACGATGATGATGTTGGTGATGGAAACTCTTCTCACTCCGG ATTCACAAAACGATGTGAGTCGTTTAATACGGGGATTTCATTCCTTTGGTGGATAGTGGGCTTTTACTGGGTTGTCTCTGGTGGTGATATACTTCTGCAAGATGCCCCACGCTTATACTG GTTGGCTGTtgtgtttttggcatttgacGTCTTCTTTGCTATCTTTTGTGTTGTTTTGGCATGCTTAATTGGCATTGCCCTCTGTTGTTGTTTGCCTTGCATCATTGCTATTCTCTATGCTGTTGCAGGACAG GAAGGTGCGTCAGAGGCAGATCTCAGTATAATTCCAAAATACAGATTTGAAATTTTAAGCGATGAGGAAAAGCCTACTGGGGGAGCTGGGAGAATGGTTCCCATTGAAACCAGTAGTGGATATGTTGCAAACGAACGGACACTTTTGCCAGAGGATGCG GAATGTTGCATATGCCTTTGTCCTTACGAGGATGGAACAGAGCTCCATGCTCTTCCGTGCAATCatcattttcattctttatGCATAGTGAAATGGCTAAAGATGAATGCAACTTGTCCTCTTTGCAAGTACAATATTCTCAAAGGAAATGAACAAGTGTGA